The Nicotiana tomentosiformis chromosome 9, ASM39032v3, whole genome shotgun sequence genome contains the following window.
agtagatgtcttgacctggtctcgtcactactcaaccgaggttaggcttgatacttactaggtaccgttgtggtgtactcatgctacgcttctgtacatttttgtgcagatccaggtattatGTATGTGTTGTTGAAGTTGCGTCTGCGcggcgggagacttcaaggtatacctgcttgacgtttGCAAGCCTCGAAGTCActatcttacttcattatgctactgttaaattgtaatatcaaaacagtattgtgtttagaaattctagtgtgttttagtagtgcttatgactcagTAATACCGGTTTTGAGAAATGTATACCTATTGGCCGCTTGCGgttatgtatgtcatttaatggtttatgataaatgattaaataatttaattctgttattaaatcagcatgtgttagacttacctagtcttagagtctaagtgtcatcacgacatcctatggtgGGAAATGGGGGATCGTGACACTATCATAGTGTGATACTATTTGCTTTGTGCTGAATTTACACCGCTTCTTTTAAAAAGTGTCACTCCATTAAAAGTATACCTATAtcctatatattttatttatatcaaCTTTCAATATAAAACTTTGTTAGCACACCCGATAAAATGATTCaatgaaatttttattttattgttctttTAAACAATGTGCTGCTGGAAGGATTACGTTATTTCGTACAAGTACCTAAAGTTTGAAAAAGTGCATAACCAGGTTTGTAGTTTTCAAAATTGGTGGACACAATAGGAGCTCAAATTCAATTTCGGCACAGAAGCATGAGAAAGAAGATATCCGACCGAACTATGTGTAGCAGAAATGGGTGAAAAACATTTAGGCCCATTAAGTTAGTTCTCCACCATTACCAAACATATTGTCTAGTCATATTGAAAGAGAGAAAAGGATTACATGTGAGCTGTGAGGCCTAATATTTTATATGTTCAAGTATGCAGACATGATCTTTTGTGCCAAAGTGCTGATTCTGGCTTCTCAACTTGAAGTAATCTGTTTAATGCATCTATCACTATTGTGAGCACTTGATCGTAAACTAGACTGAGATGTGTGGTTCATAATTTTAGACATCTTATTTTGGGGTTTAAGGCTTAGTTTCTTTTAAAAGAAACTGAGATAACTAAAAACTTAGTGCTGAATTGCACGTGTAGCTTTTATACACGATAAAAAAATAGATCTTAGAACCTAGCTCACCCTAGAAGTTAGCTCATGAGGCGAGGATATTATCTACTACTccttccgttccaatttatgtgaatctgtttgattgagcacggagtttaagaaaaaataagacttttagaatttgtggttctaaacaagtcaaaaaaagGTCCAGAgtatttatgtggttataaaacttctcattaatggtagaattgaaagtttaagctaaattatttccaaatttaaaaatgggtcattctttttagaacgaaccaaaaatgaaataggttcacataaactgaaacggaAGGAGTACAATATAAGATATCTTTATATCCCTAGATAGCCGATTTATAGATAGCCGATGGAGGAGCTCAACATTATACACTgacaatataattttttttgttcTATCAGGTCAGCTCAAAGTTGGATTACCAGTTTTATATTTTCGAGCAGGCTGCCTATCACTTCTAAGAGCCACATTCATTTAGTCCAAATAAAAGCAAGCTTATCATGTTGCTCTATAGGAAATCAGTCACTATTACATTCCTAATTATGGAAACACAGCTAATTAATGATTTATGTTAagtttaatttaaaaaattatagaGCGGTCAATCCTTTTTAAGCAAAGCAAATTTGATACGTAATTGGAAGTTGAGCAATCAATTCAGCCCGATTATTCTAGATTTTACCTTAGGAGAGAGACCCCAACTGACACgaataaatatatacaaatattcaTTGAAGAGACAAAAGAAATGAGTAATGAATGCGTCAACGTTTACTTGCTACAGTAAGCCACGACCCAAAGCAAAAAAGAAGCTTGTACTAATACTAAGCTTGCTATATAAATATGCCTTCTAGGGTTAGGGTTTTCCAATGGAAAAATATTACGACATACTGTAGCTAGCTGAGAATTTTCTGCCATACATCTGCCATCTCTCTTTTCAAACTAAAGAGATGACAAAACGTCAAGTGATTTTGATGAAGGATGACTTTTCAGACGACGATTCAACAAATTCATCATTTACTATTAGGACAGTGAGATATAGAGAGTGCCAAAAAAATCATGCAGCAAGTGTTGGCGGATACGCGGTTGACGGGTGTCGGGAGTTCATGCCATGTGGCGAGGAAGGAACTCCCGGCGGCCTTACTTGCGCAGCCTGTGGCTGCCACCGTAATTTTCATCGACGGGAAGTGGAAACTGAAGTTGCTTGTGACTGTTCCTTCCCGACTTAAAAAAGTAAGTTTAACTTCTTTGCACTGACAATGTGCTGGTATATGTTTGGAACATGTAAGATGCCCTTGGGGATGTTTTTATAGGAGTGAGCTTGTTTAGGAACCAAGGGAaggtttgtttttttttttttttttttttgatgtttCATTTTAGTCGTGTTTATATAAGTGAAAGTGAGAATGTTTGTAATGATTTGCATGGTTGATTGTTAAGAGTGAACGATATTGTATGATAATTACATGTTTGGGGAGAAAAGATGTGGTGCTCTTTGACAAGACATTATATGGTCTAATTTTTCAAGTTTTGTGCAAGGACTTTTTAGGCTTATATGTTGTTGCTTGCTTTCGTTAGTTTCAAATTTTTTACCTAATAGTGTAAAAACTAATGTATTATGCATAAGGAGTTCGTGAAGTATTGCATAACaagcactttttttttttaactagcAGTTTGCTCCAAGCTAAAGAAATCAGTTAGagaagcgatgttgctgaaaaggCCTGGGCTTATTGGTCAAGACAAGAAAGGACCGACATATACTTTTTTCACTTAACCATAGTTAAGTAGTGTATACTCACCTGAATTCATAATTTAACAGTGATAAAGTAATGCAGATTGGTTTAAACACTTACATGTTTGTTTTACTGAAATGATTTTAGCTGCACTTTTGTTTTAAACTTATAGGAGAAATAATCATCCAAAAAACATAAATCATCCTTATGTTCAAGATACATTTTACGTATAATTAACCTTAATGGTCTACGAAAAGAAAAACCTTATATATATTGGTATATGAGCTTCTATTTATGACATTTCGTTTCATTTCATTTTATGATAACTGACTTAATTAAGAAGCATAGGTTCAGTACATGTCAAGGTTTTGGTCTGTCTTGTCCTTTCAGTTCTTTTGGTCAGTTAATATGTTGATTGCTAACTGAAGTGCTAGGGACGGAATACTGGAAAAAGTATCCCTTATATATAGATTGTGTTTTATCCCTAGGCCATCCGGTACTAATATGAATTAGTTGAGTCAATAGAGTCCTAGTGGATACAAATCTAAATTAATTGGGTCTATGGGTTTCCAATACCTAATAAAAGGTCATATGAGCTGGATAAGCACTAAAAGTGTGTTCTATCAATGTTAGGTATTATGGGAGGGGAGCAAGCTTTAGGTAAGTGTTAATTCTAATCAGGTATGTGTCAAATCTGTAAATGAAACAGCCTCGCAGGTGCGTGTTTTTTGGATTTCCAGCACTTTCTTTCTGTGCCCAATTGACAGAATCTTCCAAAGCCTCAAAACCACCATGTGGTGACTATTAAAAAACCATGTTCTCCATTATCTGTATAGTAAATTATAGATATATATTTTCAGAAAAGAAGCATTTTGCTTATTTATCTTTTATATGGTCTCTTTACCCAACTATAACACCGATTGTTTCTGCTACATTATTGGCTGAGCTATCGTTAGAAATGGTGGTGAGTTtaattatttgatgatattaacaGTGTTACAATCCAAAATATCACCTTAAGGATCGCGATaacacctaatctctaaaactaggtaagtcgATCACTTATAACAGTTAAACCAATAAAACATGACATTAGGAAGTATagtttaatataaatacagaAATAAAGGTGATAGAAGCCAACACGGGGATAATCACAACAAATCCCcaagactaggtagtacagagtcatgagctctaacagAATACATAGAAATATCTCTAAATATGATGCTCTTCGGGTAGAGAGTTAACAGTATATGcgtaaggaaaggactccaagggtctACGACGAacaaagcagctctaccttgaatccttgggATCAAAGAAACTCACACGGCCCGGGTACACTATCTCCAACATCTGGATCTGTAAAAATAATttacaaaagtatagtatgagtacaccacggtcggtacccaataagtatcaagactaaccttagtggagtagtgacgaagttaaagtcaagacactcactaatcaaataacttgtatagaatatcaatataaagctaacaacgGGAAGCAAAATAAATAGATGGCAACAAAGAGTAATCATATAATAAAACAGTAAAataatcaaacacaaataaagtacATGTGAAAGCAACTACGGAAAAACAATGACAGTACTAATCATCAACTGTTCCGACACAAGATTTACAACATGAATCACCCTGAGGTACCACAACTCATAATCACGAATCACAAGTCACAAGTCACGAATCATATTCCcatggcacctcgtacccacattgtTAATCACCTTCGCATGGCAAAGACCTTATGCCACAACATAAGTCAAACTGACACAGCAAAGACCTcgtgcatcaacaaatatcacAACCGCACGTCAAAGATCTTGTGCCACCACATATATCATATCCGTGTCAATTACCAATAAAATGTTCAAATTTTGTTTATTaaaaatcaaataaagtaaagcatgatAACAATTTCTTTATTTAGAATTTAAACTGTTATGTTACCAACTCAACAAAATAAGAGATAATAATTTCACATAGGTAAATCCATCTTGACAACCAATTCATCAAGTAATAACGGAGACACAGATTAGCACATTGAAATAATGCCGACAAATCACGTaaaatgcatgacacacacaagaagtCACAAATCGTTCcaacacaaaaataacaacaagagTCACTCTGATGTGccacatatcaatatcacaatcatcCTTATGTCGTCTTGTGAGCTTCacatttttcaattttctttttccGAAGCAGCTTCACGTGTTTTAGCTCCCTTATCCCGCCTTATACATGCATCACAATGAAGTATTTCCCCCTTACTTGCACCACCCGTATAAGTacccccttatctcgccgcatgcacatcaacatACATGCCACCCTTATGTCACCGCATGCGCATCTTAATCACAATACAACAACTAATCGCTCaccacgtgcccatatgccacaacattgctCAAACAATAATATCAATGCAACAATAATACATAACCCACGTTCAacaacaatgagtacaaaaataataataacacaagagtacGGGAAGTAAATCAACAATGAATGAGCTTTatataacaacaacttcaattcaAGGTTTTTAATAACCTAAGGGTCTAATCCGGTCAATTACCACACATAAAGTtcgtgcacacactcgtcacctcgtgtacacgtctttttACATAGTAAGTAGTGCAAGTTGACCAAATCCAATGGGataattctcccacacaaagttaggtaagatcatacttacctcaaagaagctaaatcaatactctaagaagTCGTTCCCGCGTGACACAACCTTCAGACGGCTCgattctagccaaaataacttaatatcataaataaaagccataaaaAACGATTCtaaataataaagtttcgatttttaactaaaattaaaaagtcaactcaaaaagtcagcCCTAGACACAACCCCGAAATCCGACAAATATTACAAATtctgaacactcattccgatacgagctcAACCATACTAatatcatccaattccgacctcaaatcgacttcaaatcatcaatatatgatttagaaaagtttttactaaaatcctcaatttctttaactcaattcaatttcttcaactcaaTTTAATTtttcccggacacaaaccatatatgcattttaattataaaatatgCTACAAACCTAGTCGTGCACTCAAAACACCgtaaagaggtcatcttgacccgatattgaccatggtcaaactccaaattcttaacttaactagtttctcaaccaatgatccaaaatacactcgagcccctcgggaccacatccaattataccaacaagtaaaaatacattatccaaacttatccaaagtctCAAAACACCCAGAAAACATCACAATAAAGAATCaaggctcaaaccgaatagaatttctcttaagttgttaaatatTCATTCAttcaaaagagtgtctgaattacacttaaacacttcagattacttccaaactttgcacacaagttcaattcaacgatatagacctatccaaagtctcggaatatcaattggagtccaataacatcaaagtcaccATAAGCTATATAAGCCTGTCAACACAACCTAACTaaagattctttcttcaaccttaCACTACAACCTTACACTACAAGAAAAAGGGTCTTTAGCGAGGAAAAAACTGGTCATTATAAGCTAGTAACGGCCGGACAAAATTCGGTCGTCGCCGGTCGTTAAAAGGTTTGACGTTAAAAGTTAACGACCGGACTGTAAGTCGGTCGTTAAAGAATATTTAGAGACGACATAAACTCCGGTCATAGTATGTCTTTTTTAGCGACAGATTTTTCCTTCGCTAAATAGTCATTCTGGTCATCAAAAATATTTATGGGAGCAACAAATTCGGTCGTTACAGGTGCTTTAAATGCCCAAATTTCCCTTCGCTAATGATAAgttttaataaatataattataaagcTTTATTTTATTgaatattatatatttatttcatatgcTTTCATACACACACGACACAatcaaaaatatattaaataatcaatATTCATATAAAATATCATCGTTAATACAAAGAACCGAAGAAACATAAAGTGTCCAAATTGTATGACAACATTTTATCAActccaaaaaagagaaaaaatgtaTCCAATGTACATAAGACGCCATTAAACCACCCGAACAAAATAAAAGATTTCTTGTATTTTAACTTTTTGCTCTGCACTTTCTTCAAGAATTGATATTCGGGCTTCAAATTCTTGATCTGCTAGAAGAACAAGATTATGTCAGTGTAGTAACAAAGAATAAGCTATTAAAAAAGAAATAGGAGAAATCAATATATTTTAGTGCTCAATCATCACACGAAGGATACAAACACTGAAGTACCTAAAACAACATGTGAACAATAACTAGTGATTGAACTCGCAAAGTGCATTCGGGAATCAAAAAGTTTCAAATCATCTTTTCCTTGCCAATGTTGTCAGAGTTGTTCAGGGGTATCTAAATCATCCTTTACAGTCACATTGGTTAGTACGAGCAAATTACTTTTCATCCCCTTTCTTGACGAGCTGAGTTGTCTCTCATGTTCATAAGAGGATCTAGAGTTTTAAGCATGTGGTTGCTTAGTACCACTGCACCATTACTCCTTTGTCAAAATGAGTATGAAATTAGTATTATAATATCTTTTCCTAAAAATTGTTTGAGTTTAGCTGAAGTAATGGTGCGGAGGCACCCACAGATAATATAATCTGCCCCTACTCATGGCTATAGAGTTGTCTTGAGACATGACTATATCCAGTCTAGTATCAAACATTAGAAGCAACATCTAGTTCATTTTTAATTTAAGCACTGCATAATAACAATAACAGGAAAATCCATGGCTGAGAAATTGAATCGACTAACTAGAACACTTACAATTTGTAGACGATTCAATCCATCAAAATCTATTTTCTAACTCCCAAAGACTTGCAACACCTCTTCTCTGGCCTGTGCTTGTCAATCCTGATGCCTGCTAttcaatttctttaaaatttGATTCCAGCAATATACCAAGCAGATCCTCAATATTCACCTCTCATACTTTCATTGTCTTTACTCTTTATCAATAATACCTCTAATTGAGACTTGAACATACTTTTCAATTTCCTTCATTCTTCTGTTCCTCTTTATTGGCAAAAACCTATCAAAACAGTTTAATAAGCAAAAAATCAGAAAAGGGAAAGAGATATGCATCAACAAATTATCAAACACAAGGGCAAGAGTTAATCATGTTGCACTGCCAAGTGAAATTTGTAAAGGAGTACTATGGTGATAATTAGGGCAAATCACCTCCAGCCTGGAATATAAACAGAGTGTATAGCTTCCATAAGATattgagcttcttccttttgAAGTTCAAATATCCttctaccttcttcatagctaCTACCGAAGGCTGTCCGAGAGATCACATCACTACTTAATTGTTGAAGGCCATGCCATATATCTATCTCATGTGAGCCCTCAACTGCAACAATGTCTTCCCATTTGCTCAGTATCTCAGTACAGCTCTAACCAAAAGCTGGAAGCATATGCTGTTTAAGAAATAGTTAAGAGAAAGCCAATGAAGGGACACTTATTCAAAATGTTCCGACTTTGTAATTAGGAATACAAAATGGTTCCAAACAAGTAATTCAAAAAAGAGTCACAATGAAGAGGAAGTTTCCGTTTTGatgaaagaaaagataaaaatggACTACTTAAGGAGAATTCATTGCACTTACAAACCTTTAGCTTCTCCAGGTGGAAGGCAGGAGTGATGATTTTTCTATGTTTTGCCCATTTGCCTTCCTTTTCGCTTACAAGTCTTTGTGCCAATAACTTGGTTACTGGATTTGAATGAGGCTTTTGATACCGATAGTTATTGAAGAATACTTCCTTTATAATCTTGGGGTCCATGATAAGCACCAGCAGTTTTGGACCAAACTATACAAAGGATTTTTTCCCTACAAGCAGAGGTTTCCCTATTAACTACTCCAAATGCAAGATGAATATCTTATCTATCCACCATAAAAAATGAAAGTAATAGGAGCTTTTGAAAGATGAACGGAGCAGGAAGGAAGAAGGTACCAAGCAACTTCTTCAAATCCCGTGTTCCAAAACAAACAGAAACTATTTGATAATCTAGAAAAAATGGGATAAATGTTCTTTTTTTAATAGAACTGATATCTCTTTTCAATCCGATAATAcatatttcttgaaaatatagagcataaaacctcaacaaaactttcaatttcagatAAAGCTAACTTTTGATTT
Protein-coding sequences here:
- the LOC104092547 gene encoding mini zinc finger protein 2-like, with amino-acid sequence MTKRQVILMKDDFSDDDSTNSSFTIRTVRYRECQKNHAASVGGYAVDGCREFMPCGEEGTPGGLTCAACGCHRNFHRREVETEVACDCSFPT